A genomic segment from Candidatus Omnitrophota bacterium encodes:
- a CDS encoding glycoside hydrolase family 15 protein has product MKNYDYAIIGNCTTAALIGSDCSIDWLCLPYFDSPSVFARLLDEGLGGYFRIKGVDTISITQAYIPRTPILKTVFVTKDGTFEVRDYMPRFINAREECYCPPEIHRDILLVSGNPKIIFELKPMPNYACAQADLCNEGDYIKIISQKGAYNSFYLYSNLDLDKIIRSEPMELRATSYALFSYHEKLEDINTDKVYIEYEKTKTYWLDWAYRTNVPGQFRDMVIRSAITLKLMTYQKTGAVIAAPTTSLPEIIGKDRNWDYRYCWIRDSAMVVDLYIRIGHLKTASNYMDFILNRMLSKRANISIMYGINGEKVLEEKLLEHLSGYENSKPVRIGNNAYRQTQNDIYGQLIEAIYTYFVLNKRVKIDFNEEIWTAVRTSAFIASQQWMMPDQGMWERRQEPRHYVHSKLMSWVAMNRAAAIAKRIGKNQYVRKWLEIASEIKDDVLKNGWNDRIGSFTMYYGSDELDAANLLMLHYGFIDKADARMKNTVAKSMEMLVKDNFVFRYLGDDGLGVPKNSFIVCIFWMINALYLIGCKDKAKLMFDNIIRHANRFGLFSEDIEPGTGRLTGNFPQGYSHMAFIQTALLLQTDYNWSDVPNPAK; this is encoded by the coding sequence ATGAAAAATTATGATTACGCTATAATAGGCAATTGCACTACAGCGGCCCTGATAGGAAGCGACTGCTCCATTGACTGGCTGTGCCTGCCGTATTTTGATTCGCCCTCTGTCTTTGCCCGGTTATTAGATGAAGGCCTTGGGGGCTATTTCAGGATCAAAGGCGTTGATACGATAAGCATTACACAGGCATATATACCGCGTACCCCGATACTTAAAACGGTGTTTGTCACCAAAGACGGCACCTTTGAAGTAAGAGATTATATGCCCAGGTTTATCAATGCCAGAGAAGAGTGCTATTGCCCGCCCGAGATACACAGGGACATTTTGCTTGTTTCAGGCAACCCTAAGATAATTTTTGAATTAAAGCCTATGCCTAACTATGCCTGCGCGCAGGCTGATTTGTGCAATGAAGGCGATTATATCAAGATTATATCCCAAAAGGGCGCATATAACAGTTTTTACCTGTATAGCAATCTTGACCTTGACAAAATAATCAGGTCTGAACCTATGGAGTTAAGAGCTACCTCTTACGCGCTTTTTTCCTATCATGAGAAGCTTGAGGATATTAATACCGATAAGGTCTATATTGAATATGAAAAGACCAAGACATACTGGCTGGATTGGGCCTATCGGACAAATGTGCCCGGGCAATTCAGGGATATGGTTATAAGGTCGGCTATAACGCTCAAGCTTATGACATATCAAAAGACCGGCGCTGTTATTGCCGCCCCCACAACATCGCTTCCGGAGATAATAGGCAAGGACAGAAACTGGGATTACAGGTATTGCTGGATACGCGACAGCGCTATGGTAGTGGACCTGTATATAAGGATAGGACATTTAAAGACAGCGTCAAATTATATGGATTTTATTCTAAACCGCATGCTTTCCAAGAGGGCCAATATATCCATTATGTACGGTATAAACGGAGAAAAAGTGCTGGAGGAAAAACTGCTTGAACATTTAAGCGGATATGAAAATTCCAAGCCTGTGCGCATAGGCAATAACGCGTATCGCCAAACGCAAAATGATATATACGGCCAGCTGATAGAAGCCATATACACGTATTTTGTGCTAAATAAAAGGGTCAAGATAGATTTTAATGAGGAGATATGGACAGCGGTCAGGACATCGGCTTTTATAGCGTCACAGCAATGGATGATGCCCGATCAGGGCATGTGGGAACGCAGGCAGGAGCCCAGGCATTATGTCCATTCCAAGCTGATGAGCTGGGTGGCAATGAACAGGGCCGCGGCCATAGCCAAAAGGATAGGCAAAAACCAGTATGTCCGCAAATGGCTTGAAATAGCTTCAGAGATTAAGGACGATGTCTTAAAAAACGGCTGGAATGACAGAATAGGCTCATTTACAATGTATTATGGTTCGGATGAGCTTGATGCCGCTAACCTTCTCATGCTGCATTATGGTTTTATTGACAAGGCCGATGCCCGCATGAAAAATACGGTCGCAAAAAGCATGGAAATGCTGGTAAAGGATAATTTTGTTTTCAGGTATCTCGGAGATGACGGCCTTGGCGTGCCGAAAAATTCTTTTATTGTGTGTATTTTTTGGATGATAAATGCTCTCTATCTTATAGGTTGTAAGGACAAGGCAAAGCTTATGTTTGATAATATTATAAGGCATGCCAACAGGTTCGGGTTATTTTCTGAAGACATAGAGCCCGGGACAGGACGCCTTACCGGTAATTTTCCCCAGGGCTATTCCCATATGGCATTTATACAAACGGCTTTATTATTACAGACAGATTACAATTGGAGTGACGTGCCCAATCCCGCGAAATAA
- the hydE gene encoding [FeFe] hydrogenase H-cluster radical SAM maturase HydE: protein MPDIKREDILRWLKSDDPGALFAAADSERAARFGNEVHIRGIIEFSNYCACNCLYCGLRKGNGLVKRYRMSAGEIIDTALGAIRHGYKTILLQSGEDKAYGTDNLCAIIKRIKSESDCRITLSLGELDFDEYKSLKDAGSDRYLLRFETSDRPLFKKLKPSCYDNRISCIKRLKSLGFQTGSGIMTGLPGQTYDTLCDDILLMRELGLDMIGIGPFIPHPNTPLGNNVPGGLELALRVIAAARLALPLAHIPATTAIGTIAKDGIEKALKCGANVFMPDITPPAFRSHYDIYPGKFCIGENPLDSMARAKAMLERIGRYASHNAGDAMAHAGDSVRGFKVNL from the coding sequence ATGCCGGACATAAAAAGAGAAGATATCCTGCGATGGTTAAAGTCTGATGACCCCGGCGCTCTTTTTGCCGCGGCAGACTCCGAGCGGGCGGCGCGTTTTGGAAACGAGGTCCACATAAGAGGTATTATAGAGTTTTCCAATTACTGCGCGTGCAACTGCCTGTATTGCGGATTAAGGAAAGGTAATGGCCTTGTCAAGCGCTACAGGATGAGCGCCGGTGAAATAATAGACACAGCGCTTGGAGCAATCAGGCACGGTTATAAGACGATACTTTTACAGTCGGGCGAGGACAAGGCCTATGGCACGGATAACCTGTGCGCTATAATAAAGAGGATAAAATCAGAATCAGATTGCCGTATTACATTGTCGTTAGGGGAGCTGGATTTTGACGAATATAAAAGTCTCAAGGATGCCGGCTCCGATAGATATCTCTTAAGGTTTGAAACTTCAGACAGGCCTCTTTTTAAAAAGCTAAAACCCTCTTGCTATGATAACAGGATATCCTGCATAAAACGCCTGAAGTCTTTGGGGTTTCAGACAGGATCCGGTATCATGACAGGCTTACCGGGTCAAACATATGATACGCTTTGCGATGATATACTTTTAATGCGGGAACTCGGCCTTGATATGATAGGAATAGGCCCGTTTATACCTCATCCCAATACGCCTCTTGGAAATAATGTCCCGGGCGGGCTTGAGTTGGCATTGCGTGTTATAGCCGCGGCAAGATTGGCATTGCCGCTCGCCCATATACCGGCGACAACGGCTATCGGCACGATTGCTAAAGACGGTATTGAAAAGGCTCTCAAATGCGGTGCGAATGTTTTTATGCCGGACATTACTCCGCCGGCTTTTAGGAGCCATTATGATATTTATCCCGGTAAATTTTGCATTGGAGAAAACCCGCTGGATTCAATGGCCCGGGCAAAGGCCATGCTGGAGCGGATAGGAAGATATGCATCGCATAATGCCGGCGACGCTATGGCGCATGCGGGGGATTCTGTCCGAGGCTTTAAGGTAAATTTATGA
- a CDS encoding radical SAM protein, with protein MKMDKLKLIVADRKGGIYPVSGLAPCGMKAGIFFPLSADDLIELPAASELFIMPDRAPIGYDKSLKKYIAVKRDPYSKKRLPCFAVSAFLSPGYTITYNCCYVESEHARPLPLFSYSAVCLYKEKLYTAAMRVDKELRQDLRFMDIAKIKSGIRNARRLFPKNRLFRHLEKCALCYACPAAKNLFLARYEAPLPSSPYCNSRCVGCISHQPDKRCSITQPRIKFVPSPDEIAEVALFHMGNVKDPIVSFGQGCEGEPLMVSDTLEAAIRIIRSKSGKGIINLNTNASKPKAVERLFRAGLNSIRVSINSVQELYYDRYYRPADYKFSHVMESIKKAKQASGFVSINYLSLPGFTDSRNESDGFLSFIRSSGIDMIQLRNLNIDPVYYFKSIGFSPEKEELLGMRKVIMGLRRNFPSLMLGYFNPSRQRISRKRKIS; from the coding sequence ATGAAAATGGACAAGCTTAAACTTATTGTTGCCGATAGAAAAGGCGGGATATATCCTGTTTCAGGCCTTGCCCCATGCGGAATGAAAGCAGGCATATTTTTTCCATTGTCAGCGGATGATCTGATTGAGCTTCCCGCTGCCAGCGAGCTTTTTATCATGCCGGACAGGGCCCCCATAGGATATGATAAAAGCCTAAAAAAATACATTGCCGTGAAAAGGGACCCGTATTCAAAAAAAAGGCTTCCATGTTTCGCGGTTTCAGCCTTCCTGTCGCCCGGTTACACGATAACGTATAATTGCTGTTATGTTGAATCGGAACATGCCAGGCCCCTGCCTCTTTTTTCGTATTCCGCCGTATGCCTGTATAAAGAAAAATTATACACTGCCGCCATGAGGGTTGATAAGGAATTACGCCAGGACTTGCGGTTTATGGATATTGCCAAGATCAAATCAGGCATAAGGAATGCCCGGAGATTATTTCCGAAAAACAGGCTTTTCAGGCATCTTGAAAAGTGCGCCCTGTGCTATGCCTGTCCCGCGGCAAAAAATCTTTTTCTGGCTCGTTACGAAGCGCCTCTTCCTTCATCGCCGTATTGCAATTCAAGATGCGTAGGGTGCATATCCCATCAGCCCGATAAGAGATGTTCTATCACCCAGCCCCGGATAAAATTTGTCCCCAGCCCCGATGAAATAGCCGAGGTGGCCTTATTCCATATGGGTAATGTCAAGGACCCTATTGTTAGTTTTGGGCAGGGCTGTGAGGGAGAGCCTTTAATGGTATCCGATACGCTTGAGGCAGCTATCAGAATAATAAGAAGCAAATCGGGCAAGGGCATTATCAATTTGAATACAAATGCAAGTAAGCCAAAAGCCGTGGAGAGATTATTTCGGGCAGGCCTTAACAGTATAAGGGTCAGTATAAACAGCGTGCAAGAACTTTATTATGACAGGTATTACAGGCCGGCGGATTACAAGTTTAGCCATGTAATGGAATCAATTAAAAAGGCAAAGCAGGCTTCAGGGTTTGTCTCAATTAACTATCTGTCCTTACCCGGGTTTACGGATTCCAGAAATGAATCAGACGGGTTCCTGTCTTTTATCAGGTCGTCGGGTATAGACATGATACAGCTAAGGAATCTTAACATAGACCCGGTTTATTATTTCAAGTCTATTGGATTTTCTCCGGAAAAGGAAGAACTTTTGGGCATGCGTAAGGTAATTATGGGCCTGCGCCGCAATTTTCCGTCATTGATGCTGGGTTACTTCAATCCGTCAAGGCAAAGGATATCAAGGAAGCGAAAAATATCTTGA
- the hydG gene encoding [FeFe] hydrogenase H-cluster radical SAM maturase HydG encodes MNICGQDLRQWSENRPALCQVEKYLKSGRDFIDESLILAKLDTCNGNDKKRISDIIDKSMSIQSLSLEETAYLLNVKDKDLILLMARAAAEIKKKVYDNRIVTFAPLYLSNLCVNNCLYCGFRSSNNRSKKVLLSLEQVKSEVKVLAGEIGHKRLVVVYGEHPDCGIDYMVDTIKAIYDVKVKTKNGFGNIRRVNVNAPPLRVEELARLREAGIGTYQVFQETYHRDTYNTVHPHGTIKNNYGWRLYTMHRAQEAGIDDVGIGVLFGLYDWRFEVMGLVAHSLALEEDFGIGPHTISFPRLEPADNTPFISALGHKVSDDDFKKLIIVLRLAVPYTGMIITARETRQMRRQALALGITQTDASTKIGIGAYSDNDACLDGKREQFILGDTGSLEEVIGEFASMGYISSFCTAGYRCGRTGKCIMELLRSGQEGKFCKLNAVLTFREWLDDFATEEVKKKSEPVIESEIKQIKEQMPDMFCEFIKLYERVKKGERDLYF; translated from the coding sequence ATGAATATTTGCGGTCAGGATTTGAGGCAGTGGTCTGAAAACAGGCCGGCCCTGTGCCAGGTTGAAAAATACCTGAAATCAGGCAGGGATTTTATTGATGAGAGTTTAATACTCGCAAAGCTGGATACGTGTAACGGTAATGATAAAAAAAGAATAAGCGATATAATAGACAAGTCCATGAGCATACAGTCATTAAGCCTTGAGGAGACGGCATACCTGTTAAACGTTAAAGACAAAGACCTGATCTTGCTGATGGCGCGGGCCGCGGCGGAGATAAAGAAAAAGGTGTATGATAACAGGATAGTGACTTTTGCCCCGCTTTATCTTAGCAATCTATGTGTAAATAACTGCCTTTATTGCGGTTTCCGAAGCTCCAATAACCGGTCAAAAAAGGTATTGCTTAGCCTTGAGCAGGTCAAATCCGAGGTAAAAGTGCTTGCCGGAGAAATAGGGCACAAGAGGCTTGTTGTCGTTTATGGTGAACATCCGGATTGCGGCATAGACTATATGGTAGATACGATAAAGGCCATATATGACGTAAAGGTAAAAACAAAAAACGGGTTTGGGAATATCAGACGGGTTAATGTTAATGCCCCGCCTCTTAGGGTGGAAGAGCTGGCCCGGTTGCGTGAAGCGGGAATAGGCACATACCAGGTTTTTCAGGAGACTTATCACCGCGATACTTACAATACGGTCCATCCGCACGGCACCATAAAAAACAATTATGGATGGCGCTTGTATACCATGCACAGGGCGCAGGAGGCCGGTATAGATGATGTCGGGATAGGCGTCTTGTTCGGGCTTTATGATTGGAGATTTGAGGTCATGGGCCTTGTCGCGCATTCATTGGCCCTTGAGGAGGATTTCGGTATCGGCCCTCATACTATTTCGTTTCCCAGACTTGAGCCTGCCGATAACACGCCTTTTATAAGCGCCTTGGGGCATAAAGTATCAGACGATGATTTCAAAAAGCTTATTATTGTTTTAAGGCTGGCAGTTCCTTATACAGGCATGATAATTACCGCGCGCGAAACGCGGCAGATGAGGCGGCAGGCATTGGCGCTTGGTATCACGCAAACAGACGCTTCTACAAAAATAGGCATCGGCGCTTACTCGGACAATGACGCCTGCCTTGACGGCAAGAGAGAACAGTTTATCCTTGGCGATACCGGCAGTCTGGAGGAGGTAATAGGCGAGTTTGCCTCAATGGGGTATATAAGTTCTTTTTGCACGGCAGGTTATCGCTGCGGCAGGACAGGCAAGTGTATTATGGAATTATTGCGCAGTGGGCAGGAAGGGAAATTTTGCAAGCTTAACGCGGTATTGACATTCAGGGAATGGCTTGATGATTTCGCGACAGAAGAGGTAAAGAAAAAATCCGAACCTGTTATAGAATCGGAGATAAAACAGATAAAAGAACAGATGCCGGATATGTTTTGCGAATTTATCAAATTATATGAGCGGGTAAAAAAAGGCGAGAGAGACCTTTATTTTTGA
- a CDS encoding NAD(P)-dependent oxidoreductase, protein MKALVIGATGFIGKRLATRLVEQGHEVICAGRKLSCLGRILSKVKPVYIDIEDIRSVQDVLGKQKPDIVFHCAALVGNGPLKRLLKVNKDGSYNVFKACLDQGVKRAVYLSSIAVISGNSAAPLKDDMPYSFTNRYGCSKVEAEKAAFLYRQKGLKISIIRPVMVYGENEPHLLRFICRLVKKRLIPVIGTGSARIQLVYIDNVVDVMVQAIVNEKAYEGTYIVADKEVLTIAEFLEYTAKCLKAKPPLYLPGFLIAGLSFMPFIRHKVSYFTKDRLYSIDRIKEDLGYLPRVTTYDGLRRAVCSYENGQA, encoded by the coding sequence ATGAAAGCGCTTGTTATAGGAGCAACGGGTTTTATAGGCAAGAGGCTTGCTACTAGGCTGGTTGAGCAAGGGCATGAAGTAATTTGTGCCGGACGAAAGCTGTCTTGCCTGGGCCGGATTTTATCAAAAGTTAAACCTGTTTATATTGATATTGAGGATATCCGGTCCGTGCAGGATGTATTAGGCAAACAAAAGCCTGATATAGTGTTTCATTGCGCCGCGCTCGTCGGTAATGGCCCGCTCAAAAGGCTTTTGAAGGTAAACAAAGACGGCAGTTATAATGTTTTTAAGGCCTGCCTTGACCAAGGCGTTAAAAGGGCCGTATATTTGAGCTCTATAGCGGTTATAAGCGGAAATAGCGCGGCCCCTCTTAAAGACGATATGCCGTATTCATTTACCAATAGATATGGTTGTTCAAAAGTTGAGGCTGAAAAAGCGGCATTTTTATACAGGCAGAAAGGCCTTAAAATATCTATAATTAGGCCTGTTATGGTATACGGCGAAAATGAACCCCATCTTTTGCGTTTTATATGCAGGCTTGTAAAAAAAAGGCTGATACCGGTTATCGGCACAGGCTCGGCGAGGATACAACTTGTCTATATTGACAATGTGGTAGACGTAATGGTTCAGGCCATTGTTAATGAAAAAGCTTATGAAGGCACGTATATAGTAGCTGATAAAGAAGTTTTGACTATAGCCGAGTTCCTTGAATATACGGCAAAATGCCTTAAAGCGAAACCGCCTTTGTATCTGCCGGGGTTTCTTATCGCGGGTTTGTCTTTTATGCCCTTTATCAGGCATAAGGTTTCGTATTTTACCAAAGACAGGCTTTACAGCATAGACAGGATAAAAGAAGATTTGGGGTATTTGCCCCGCGTAACAACTTATGACGGGTTAAGGAGAGCGGTTTGCTCATATGAAAATGGACAAGCTTAA